CTGTGATTTAATGTTGAGGAGACTTGTCTGCATCTTCTGACCACCCATTCCTTTTAGGCAATGCATCATGCATGGATCCAAATCAAAGGAAAACTGTTGAAAGGGAGGCTTCATTTTTGAGATCCAATTGCCACAGTATCATTTCCTCTTGTGCAATCACCATTCATCAAGGGAGAtcagaaaatatatatgtatatatatatatgtatatatatgtatatatatatatgtatatatatgtatatatatatatatatatatgtataactaCATACAGATCAAACTGTTTACTCCAACAAAACCCATGCTGCATCTCTAAGTAATATTCTATTTAGTGAATTGACAACCTCAGTACTAAAAGTTGGAAGTTGATCCATTTTCCCAAGAATTCAGAAAATAGAAAACGAAAAAGGCATAGAATTTGCCTTGCCAATTCATTTGCTCTGGTTTTGCAATCAGAGGAACAATTATATTTCTGGAAAATACAGAGTAAGACTGATTATATGAGAGCCGACCTAACATTTGGGtccggtgagagggctcgagtaggaaagggctacccgtagacggagtcagaggactcgtcacgacgtggagccaccactgggctacgcctcacatgcactatgctaggatcTGATCTAGGTTATGTTAGgatttgacgaggacgtcaaaccTTTGAGcaggggtgattgtaacacccctgattagtcccacgtcgaaagtggacaagattaagattgacttataagggtctgatgagtatactactatcaacttcagcttaagtattttggtcagtgATTTAGACCAAATAAAGTtggtaggctagttagcccatgagTTATAACATATTAACATTTTAATAAATACAGGCACCACTCTCATATTAAAGGGGACAGGGGACAGCAGCAGCCATTCCTTCCTTCAGAAATCAATGACGAAACAAGAAAGAAATGTATGGCTCAGTTCAAGACATGGATGCCTTCAGCTGCATCTTTAGGTGACAAGACCATGTTGCTTTTGCCTCTGAAAATAATCAAGCTGGATTCAGAAGTTTAACCATGAGTGTATATATAAATCTGATTCTTTGAACACACCTGGGTGCTTTCTGCTAGATTATTTTGTGCATGAAACACATGAGTGTGAAGTGGAAATCATTAATAGAAGCAACTCTCAAGATGAGATCCTTTGACAATTAATTGCCTTAAAAGAGGCCAATTCTGTTGCTTCCAGTGGCCATCCTTTCCTTTTGTGCCTCATGATTTGGTGCAACATGGTGCCATTCAAAAGCTGACTGAAATGACAAAAATTGACCTCTTTCTAGCATCATCTAACAAGCCTAACGAAATAATGTCATAAGCTGTGAGTTACATTTGGGGTTGAGCAGCATTTTACTATCCTTTGATGGAATAAAGCGGTAGTTAACATAATTGAGTAACAATAATAAACCAAATCCTATAGAGATGATTTCTGGCTCCCGATATTAATATGGTCAAACCCCCTCATGATATAACTCCAACACTAATATAGTCCAATTACATAAAGAGATAGCTCCCAACATTAACATAGTTAAACCCTTTGAAGAGGAGTTTACTAACACCAACATAGTCAAATTGCCTAAGAGGTGAATACCAAACAATGTTGAAACCATTCAAAAAGATAGCTCTCAACACCAAAATGGCCAAACCACTTGAAGAGATAATTTTTAACAATGATGCAGCTAAGTCCAACCATGAATCGTCCCTGATCGAATTTGTTAAAATTGTAGAGATAAATCCTTCTACTCGACCATAAGACGTCTCATGAAGACAATACAATCAAATCTGACTAAGAAGCATCATGCAATAATGCAACTAAATTTAGTCTAAAAATAAGGATCACTATCGTCGCGATCAAAATGGCCTAAATCGCTCCTTCGATGATAGTGCAGTCAAATCGATCCAATGGATCACTTCAACAATAACATGACTGAAATAACCCAAAGTACTCCCTTCAATGATATCATGCTTGAAAATAGCTCAAAATACTCCATTCAATGATAGTGCATTCAAAAAGATAATAAATTGCTCCTTTCGATTATAGCATGATCGAAATGGCTCAAAGTGTTCTTTGATGATAGCATGGATGAATAAGCCAAAACACTCCTTTCGATAATAATACAGCCCAAAAATGGTCAAAAGTGCTCTCTTCAATGATAATATAATCGAAACAACCCAAAGCACTCTATTCAACAATAATACAATCCATACGGCCCAAAATGCTCCCTTCGATAGAAGTGCAATCAAACAACATAAAGTGTTTCTTTCGATGAAAATACGATCAAAATGATGCAAAATGCCCCCTTTAGTGATAGAACGATCAAAACGATCCAAAGTGCTCCCCTTGAAAAGAGCATAGCTGAAATAACCCAAAGTGTTGTAGGGAAGtctagggcgacatcatatgcacagcggaagaacaaaaaataaaaatccctaGATTTCCTAATGATgtattcatcatcgtgcgaagatttatACATAAAATTCGTAAAAttgaaaactacatatatgaaagattatgttttatctagggagatcatacATCCTtaaatctctatagatctgtaggagaggataaaggaggtcaagtgtcatccTCTCTAACGGTAATCCACACAACAGAACTACAACAACGCTCCTCCAATCACTGCCTAAAACTCCacacctgctatttgaggaggagaaggggagaggagaataggaggtaggaaccaagaaacctctagcctattggtgtttagttccctcttatttataaagaccccttatcaacttaactttaatggatcctgccttattgggtattggttatccatccaactactcaagcctattagattagtggatctctatccaataatctctcattggtacttattagatctcatccataggatccaataattcaggaacttattggatatcctataagataggggctccgacggatatctcatattcgaactttTACTCgtcataatgcctaccatatatgtgtaaccctctaggcccaatattaagctggTCATGACTTAtgtctgtcagaactccttctggttcagtgaattattatctccataataatttactcgactcatcgactgcggacgtactaggctactacgttgtagtccctagacgataaggGGAATCCAATTttttggacctatttatcctcagttactatatatctataaTCTCACATCTAtccaatatcctagagactgtacactgggtatggtgttgtcagacccatacggtttctactcgagtctcactctaattggattctcctggagaactctttctctctcaatctaaataaccctgaccagggatttatttgagtaagaacacatgtaatattcctctcataatatcaAGAGTGaacgatcctctatcgacactcaatagttctcataaggttggctaccactaccGATGACtaactatgctagatctgaaacttccaaacttataagtctggtatcaaagagtagagtactcatatatgatatcattggtgtctcaagtctaaggaccaagtacaccacgGGGATaatagaatcgttgtctgacaatgaagtatcattaaccatccaacattccatgagtggatcaattagtaaactcatttttTAATGAGGATTTGCACTGTAGccatagtgtctccacacgagcagctatgaggctAGTTGCCTatatcatatggataagtatacacagtatactagtttgtccggttatctcgatatcccttttgAGTAacgtatgaccaggattatttagggtttgtgtttaaaggtgaattagtctcattatcatgatcttatcacaatctaatttctattgcacagatccattaacatcataatatatatgcatatatgcaacaagcaatataaagtgataaaatgccaagatataaaaagtaaaaagaatatatattatgtcacacgtgttatcactcacgtgattggattgtagggcacctatgactagcaagtgcTCTCTTCGACGAATCACAATTGAAATAGTCCAAAGTACACTATTCGATGACATGTTCGAAATAGTCAGTGGTATCCCTTTTAGTGACAGCGTGGGTGAAATAGTCCAAAGCGCTTCTTTTGATAATAAGATTGTTGAACTATTTTTTTTAGGTCAATAGTTAAGCAAAAAAGTCTTATCATGCGAAATTCCATTGTACTTGTTAAGGCACAATAGAAGGCAAGTGAGATGGGAATGATGAGTAAGGACTATCGACATCTGAACGCCATGTTTCAAACGCCATATTCCAAACACCTTAGTATCACATGATTGACATCAAACAGGCCAACACCTCATAACTATGTGAGTGACACCTTAATGTTAGATGACTCAACCCTATGAAAATTGATAGTCGATCATTATCTCATGTTTCTCGGATTTCGTGCTATATGATAGAATATGTGATCGGATGAAGTGCATAACCGTTTTAGGTATTATTCACGACCTTAACCTAATGATCAAATATCACATTATAGAAGACCCCTCGGTATATTATTAAGGGGGCTCTCCCTCTCTGTTAAACTACATCTTTCGTATTTGACACTTGATTGAATTATCTGAATCTCTTATTGATTTAAGCATCGAAGAGACCTTATCAGAAACACCCCcgcctaatttttttttatagaattcCTTACCCAACATACTTATCTCCCAATATCAAGTGTGTGAGACTTACTCTACATAACCTCTATGCCAAACAATCaaattatgttttaatatgtatTAAATCAAGAAGTATTAGAAATAAAGATCCTTAATGAAAATGGGTTTTTCTGAAAAATATTAGGAATAAAGTCAAGGAAAATGGGTATGAAAACAATTCAAATGAAAGTATTCCTAATGAAAAGTATTAGGAATACTAGGTTGATTATTCAACTTTCATATCCTCATGAATGTTCCCAATAAAGGTCCTATATGTATATTAACTCTAAGAAGGCTCCCACATAATTGGTTTTTTTCCTCTTGGTTGACAAATGCATTCCAAAGTCCAAACTATACTTTACATAAAGTTGATCTGAGTAAAATTTGGAAGTCTTGATTGCAAAAATGAGTATAAAATACTATCTCCATGAGAAAAAAAGATACcaattaaaagataaattttctTAATTGTTAGCACTCAAGAACTTCTGTACTGCCCTCAATAAGaacaatattaaaagaaaaaaatctctcTTCTCTCTAAGAAACTCTGCTCTGCTATTAACTCTTTTCCCCTGGTTCTTATCTCTGTCTTGCAGCTCTTGAAGGTCTTTCTAAGACCACCTAAAAATGTTTCAGTGAGGTGAAGTGTCACCATGTCATGCTTCAATTGTATGATTGTCATTATGATTTGCATCTACCACAGCTTCAACTGTAGGAAAATGACAAGAATCTTATGCACTAAGAAACATGGTATAAGTTCATTGTTAATTAATTATCAGAGAGAAAGCATCTTATGCACTAAGAATCTGTGACTGTCTTCAATGAAGGTTATCCTCCAAACATGACACAACACAGTGCTGCACAAAAGCTTCTCTTCTGAGATCAAACTGTAATGTCCCATCCTACAAAAGCTGATCAGTTGCCTTAATCATGGATTCAGACCCTATTATGAGCTAAATATGAGAACCTGCGCCATCACTTCACCTCTACTAATGTTGCTTGTGATAGCCACAGCATTTGCATTTCTGAAAGAACCATCTCAACCTCTGATCTACAACCACAAACCCATGCAGAGACTTCGGAGGTATCGCTGGGGAGACTACTTGCGTCCCAGGAAGAAGTTTATGGCTACATGAACTCTGTATTATCATCTTTCTTGTTCTGCTCCATGCCTGACCTAATCCTAGGATAGATATGCTTCTTCTGTCAGTTATAAGTTCTCTGCACTGACGACCATTTCCTGTGGAATGAAGAAGTAGGCATTGAAGAACTTCCTAAATACATACAGTCTTGCTGTCGTTCTGTTCAGCATTGATCATGGCATGATCACCAGTCCTTGCAGAGAGATCAAACCAACATGTTCTAGCATTTAATTACGCAAAAAAGAAAGTTTGTTCGTAACTCAAATCAAACCTTCTGTCACAAGATCACAATCACGGGTACAATACAAGAAAAGCCATCACAGCAATACACATCTCACACAAACGTCACTATAACCGGAAGAACAATACACCAAAGCAAATTGAGCTGTGTGAGTGTTCGGGCTTTCCAGGATTCTGCAGCCTCAGCATCGATCATGATGTCGAATTTGCAGGTAGAGGTCGATGGATCCTTCTCGGTGACGGTCGCCAAGCCCGAGAACCCGCAGGCCCTGTTGTCCTGGTCGTTCTTCTGGTAGTAGCTGTTGAACGCATACGAGATGTTTCCCTGCGCATCCAGATCGCTGCACGCCGTCTTGTATCCGAGGCTGGAGCAGTCTGCGTTCTCGCAAGCGTAGCTGACGCTCGGCGCGATCTCGGCGTCGTCGAGGCTCACCGAAGGCTTCAGCACGCACCACTTCCTCTCCAAGTACTTGATGTTCTTCGCCCCGACGAGTGAACTGGaattcgccgccgccgccgcttctgTTGTGATGCGGAGATCGAGCTCGTACTTTGGGCTGCCGTCGTAGGCGAACACGCCCCAGTGCCTCTCGAAGTTCCCCGGCTGGATGCTCTTCTCGTCCTCGTCGACCAAGCTGAAGAGGTACGCGTCGATCGGCCCGGGTCTCAGCGGCGTGCCGTTGCCACTCGAGACATGGTTCATGAAGCCCTGGTTGAATCGCTGCGCGAGCTGCTGGTTCGCGTTCATGTTCCCGTCCGTCGGCCACCCGATCTCGCCCACGATGATGGAGACGTTCCCGAAGCCGTTCCTCTGCAGCGCCGCCACGAGGGTGTCATGGTTGGCGTCGAACACGTTAGTGTAGGTGAACGAGCCGTCGACGATGGGGGAGGAGTAGCCGTCGAAGAAGGCGTAGTCCACGGGGAAGTTGGGGTCCTCGTAGAGGCTGATGAAGGGGTAGATGTTGGCGGTGAAGGGAGCGCCATTGTCGCTGAGGAACTTGACGATGGACAGCATGAGGTCATGTATGTTGGAGCGGAAGTCACCATCGGAGGGCTTGCCGGTCACCGATCGGTAGACGTCGGCATTGAGGGGGACGGTGGTCTTGACCTGGTTGCTCAGCCCAACCGCGTCGAGAGCCGCTTGGATGTTCTGCAGCGCCGGATACGTAGTCTGCAGAAAGCTCCCGTTGTAGGTCTCCAAGAACGGCTCGTTGCCGACTGCAACAAACCTGATGCATGAAGCCGAGAGGAAGATACCGTCAACGAAAGCTAACCAAGGAAGAGCTTTGGATCATGTCATGATCGACCTGATATCAACTCCATCATGAACGTAATCCGAGACGTTCTTCGCCACCCACCGCTCCGCCGCCTTGTGGTCGGAGGCGAGGGAGGCGAGCATATCGTTGGGGATCCCGACCATCACCTGAATCCCACTGTTGGCAAGGGCGCTCAGCACGCGGTCGTCGGCGTCGAACAGCTTCGCCTTCTGGATTCCGTTGTCCTTGAGCAGCTGCACCACCGTGCTCGGCGGCAGCGGGTGGCTCGCCTGCGTCCCCCAGTTGGCGCCAATCCCACGCGCGCATCCCACCACGCAAAGCCATGACATCACCACGAGAAGCTCCGACGAACACCCCATCTTCTTCGCCCAGCGCTCAGAACCGCAACGAGCTCCGAGCTAAGAGTAAGATTCCAAACCAGTGGTGTTCAGATAACTGAACAAAGACGAGCTCTGCATGACAATCAAGGATCATGATGATGCTGCAAAAGAAGCAATTAAACTGTACTGGATCAACTTTGGAGACTAGAGAAAAAGAGTGGTTGGAAGTTGTAAGGTTTTCTGTGAGCGACTGTGGGATGAATGAAGACGGAGAAGGGGACAGAAAAAAGGAAAGCGTGAAAGCAGCAGGGTCACCTACAGGAGGAGAGGAATGGcttaaggaagaagaagaagctaaggATCGTGTTCTGGAGTGAGAGAAGAGCTCAAGTATCTGATACATATGCTCAATAATAGGCCAACATAAATAATAATTCTCCCCCACTCACAAGAGAGGTCAAAGGTGAGGTGGTGGAATCAAAATTACTGGGAAGTATCAACAGGGGATTCCATTCCTTGGATTGAATGTACTCCACACACTTCTGAGCTTCATCTAAAATCCTCTCGATCTCGGAATCTGTCATCAGTTCTGATTACTATTTAGAAAAGGAAAGTTTAATTTGGATAATAATTTCACCCTTTAAACACTATCATAAGAGCTTCTTCTGTAAGAAAATAAGTTGACTATCATGTTAGTCCATTGCAGCTCAGGCAACTCAACTATCATGTTTACCTCCAAATAGAGCATCTGACATCAACAAGTATGGTGTGTGCATCAACATCTCACAGTTTGAGAGGAAGGGGGAGCAAGTGGAAAGAAGCTTCTCAAAGATGAGAGATTGTGGTGctaatgaagaagaagatggtcCTAGGGCATGATTGATCCCTTGTGCTTATCAAGCTGTGTTGACAAAAACCAAAAGAGGCATGAAATATCAACATGTTATGACGCAGGGCATTTAATGGTGTCACATCTCAGTGATAAACCCAACAAGTCTAGTTTAGGATCAGATCCCAATGCATACGTGCCTCATGACAGGCCACAAGAACTAGTATTGCACCTAAAATTGACATACTAACATGATCGAACCAAAAAAAGGGTAACATGAAATGGACAGAAAAATATAATGCAAAAAGCAATGCGTACCAAAATATATTTAATCCATCGGAACCAGCATTAATCCATAAAGGATGATAGTGTGTGTGAGACTCTCTAAGAAGCATTAAATGTTATCTAGGCAAGCAAGGAGAGAAGCTCATGGCAGTGAACCATTAAATGACATTTTTCAGAATAAAAAGAAATTAGCTGATAATTTAACGAAGGCAAAAACTATACTTGAATTTTTATATCATGGTCTTGTGGATGCATTTATTGCCATCCCTAGAAAAGAAAAGCAAGATAAAGGTAAGGATTAAGAGGAACCATTCTACTCATAATTTACTTCACGCATTCATGAATTAGCCTGCATGAGCAGTGGCTCTGAGCTATAATCCCTGTCACATCAGTTTCTAATAAGCAACTTAAATATTTAGTACAACATTATAGGCAGATCGAATCACCATTGAGCTATATAACAATCATGTTAATGAAACTTTTTTGGTTGTTTCTCCACCACTTTTTACACCAATCTTGATTGAATCACAGCATTTTCAATAAACATATTCACAccattttatatgattttttgttCATTTTATGCACTATTgaaactaaatttaattattcTCAGATGAAAATAATAAGTAGAAATTTTTTGCGAGTATAGATGGCACCAATTTCGTGGCACTGTGAACTCCTTGCTATTGCTCCTATCACAGAAACAAAAAATTCCATCAATATATATAGGGTTATCGGCTACATAAAACAACTTGAAGAAACAAAACAAAGTTCAGAGAAAGAGGACCTACAATCATGAGGGTTTTGCTTCAGCTTCTATCGGTTGTCCCTTGACTTCCGCTTgcaaatatcataaatataagttTCGGATTTAGTGATTGAATGTTCTTCCAAAGAGATAATTTGTAATTACAAAGCATCTGGTTCAGCTTCACTTGTATAAAcactctgatgatgatgatgataatttgtATTTCTTTCTCATGGAAATGTAAACAATAAAAGAACAGTAGCCACAATTTCTTTTGCCTCgagcatatattatatatatatataaaactcttGCATCTAGATTTTTTTCTATCTTAATAACCTGGAAAAAAACAACACAGTAAACTAAAAGGGAAAACTTATCACAGTGCATGAGGCAACACTTAGCCTAGGGAATCGCAGAGGAGCTCGAAGAAGCATCCTGTTTCTTCATAAGCGATATATCTTCAAGAGATGCAGAGTCATGATGCCCACAAATGAACCCAGACTCTGATTCCGTCTCCTTATAGCGAGCCCAAGTGACCAAGTATAAGCCAATAATGATCAAAATCCCCCCGACGATGCTGTACGGCACAAATGACAACATGTGACATATGAGATTTTGTTAAAAGTCCGAAATATAATTTCAGCATGGGTGATTTATCATCATATATTGAAAACAATATATAAAAAGGTGGACTCTCCAACTTTATTTCCAAATAAAATCCTCCACGGGCATACCTTGAGCAACCACTTTATGCTACTTAGCACAAATGATAATAACTAATATATCAAATTTCCATATAAAAGGTCCATATATATTTTAGCATGGATGCATCAAGAAGGCAATGATGTTGTAGTTGATGCAGAAATCACAAGCAACCATACTAAACAACCAAAAAATGATACTTTTGAGTGAACAAAATTTTGAACAAATGCACATTAACAAAGCTGAGAAGATGATAGAGTAAAAGAAAGCAAGACATTATGTTAGGAATATAGACTGGAACAGAACCTTCCAAGATAAATGGCGCTTCCAAGGAAAATCATTGACAATAAAGTGGATGATGCCGGCTGAAGAGGATTGTATAGGGATATCATTGAAGGTCCTAGAATTTTATTGGACCATGTCATTATCCCATAGTTGATAGCAGATGCAACAATTCCCTGAAAAAAAAAGTGAGTTAATTTGCTTTATTAACAAGTTGTATGGAAAATATAGTTTGAATGCTTTGGATATAACTGGCAGCAAACACCATTAGAAAATGGTTCAGTCATGAACATTGTGGTTGCTTGTTCAAAGTGCCACATAAAACATAACAAGATCAAGCAACAAACTGACCTACGAGACATGAACTGGTAAAAAACAAAGATCAGTGTGCAATTGTTTTCATGAAGACGAGAAGAGACAACAGGCAATTTACTTTCACTTAGAAGAAAGACCTGGTAAATACAAACGTCATGTGTCATCTTTCTACTTTTACTATTCCTCAAAATGTGACCATGAAGACGGGGTAAGCTGACTACTAAATTCTCTTTGAACGGGAAGACAGAGTGCTGGACCTTTATTGCATGAAAAAGAGTACATGAACGAAAAAAATTACTGGCCTGGAAGAGATCAATCTCAAGGACATGAATCAAACCCCTACTAGGAATATGAAAGTCGAAATTCAAGGGTCTTAAATGTTGTGAGCCAATCTAATCCTACAAAAATATATTACAAAATTCAAACCAAGAAAGCACGATTAGCAGATGCCTTCAGAGATGGAACTGAACTGAAAACTAATGTTGACAATGTTAAATACACTTGTTCACCAACAAATATTTTAGTTGGTGATTATACCTTTGCAGGTTCGATTTCCTCAAGTTGTCTAAACATGTTTGGAGGAAAGGATTATGCATGTTCAAATAAACAATTTTCAAAAAGATGATATGATcttaatcagtgatttaaaaagtgctaggcgccaaaaggcaggtccaaaaacgcccgaggtgctaggcgctcgcccgagcgaaacgaggttctaaaatagaaaaatatataatataattaataaatataattatttaaaattttaaataaaaatatgctattaaattaagaaaatctaagatacaaaatcaaaataatatattattaatctaataaatacaaatactattattagtatactgttaacagtatacagaaggagaagaaggacgaGGAGTGTAAGgaggtgctgactgagaaaagagaaagcggcagcgggagcggcgagcagcgacagcggcagcaggagcgacgagcggcgacagcggtaaCGGTAGCGAGCAACGACAACGGCGAGCAACGGGAGCAAGAGCGGCAGCGACaatgagcagggttagggttgggcaacgacagctgatatcggttatagttggttcgattaaaccaactaaagcaccaagaCCGAACCaggcctaaaatcctggttcggtcgccaggtttaacccaggcgctcgcccgaagcgcccagcgcttgggctcAGGCCTcgttgaagcgcg
This genomic stretch from Musa acuminata AAA Group cultivar baxijiao chromosome BXJ3-9, Cavendish_Baxijiao_AAA, whole genome shotgun sequence harbors:
- the LOC135649634 gene encoding glucan endo-1,3-beta-glucosidase 6-like isoform X2, whose amino-acid sequence is MLYLELGARCGSERWAKKMGCSSELLVVMSWLCVVGCARGIGANWGTQASHPLPPSTVVQLLKDNGIQKAKLFDADDRVLSALANSGIQVMVGIPNDMLASLASDHKAAERWVAKNVSDYVHDGVDIRFVAVGNEPFLETYNGSFLQTTYPALQNIQAALDAVGLSNQVKTTVPLNADVYRSVTGKPSDGDFRSNIHDLMLSIVKFLSDNGAPFTANIYPFISLYEDPNFPVDYAFFDGYSSPIVDGSFTYTNVFDANHDTLVAALQRNGFGNVSIIVGEIGWPTDGNMNANQQLAQRFNQGFMNHVSSGNGTPLRPGPIDAYLFSLVDEDEKSIQPGNFERHWGVFAYDGSPKYELDLRITTEAAAAANSSSLVGAKNIKYLERKWCVLKPSVSLDDAEIAPSVSYACENADCSSLGYKTACSDLDAQGNISYAFNSYYQKNDQDNRACGFSGLATVTEKDPSTSTCKFDIMIDAEAAESWKARTLTQLNLLWCIVLPVIVTFV
- the LOC135649634 gene encoding glucan endo-1,3-beta-glucosidase 6-like isoform X1, translating into MLMHTPYLLMSDALFGDSEIERILDEAQKCVEYIQSKEWNPLLILPSNFDSTTSPLTSLLGARCGSERWAKKMGCSSELLVVMSWLCVVGCARGIGANWGTQASHPLPPSTVVQLLKDNGIQKAKLFDADDRVLSALANSGIQVMVGIPNDMLASLASDHKAAERWVAKNVSDYVHDGVDIRFVAVGNEPFLETYNGSFLQTTYPALQNIQAALDAVGLSNQVKTTVPLNADVYRSVTGKPSDGDFRSNIHDLMLSIVKFLSDNGAPFTANIYPFISLYEDPNFPVDYAFFDGYSSPIVDGSFTYTNVFDANHDTLVAALQRNGFGNVSIIVGEIGWPTDGNMNANQQLAQRFNQGFMNHVSSGNGTPLRPGPIDAYLFSLVDEDEKSIQPGNFERHWGVFAYDGSPKYELDLRITTEAAAAANSSSLVGAKNIKYLERKWCVLKPSVSLDDAEIAPSVSYACENADCSSLGYKTACSDLDAQGNISYAFNSYYQKNDQDNRACGFSGLATVTEKDPSTSTCKFDIMIDAEAAESWKARTLTQLNLLWCIVLPVIVTFV
- the LOC135649634 gene encoding glucan endo-1,3-beta-glucosidase 6-like isoform X3; this encodes MGCSSELLVVMSWLCVVGCARGIGANWGTQASHPLPPSTVVQLLKDNGIQKAKLFDADDRVLSALANSGIQVMVGIPNDMLASLASDHKAAERWVAKNVSDYVHDGVDIRFVAVGNEPFLETYNGSFLQTTYPALQNIQAALDAVGLSNQVKTTVPLNADVYRSVTGKPSDGDFRSNIHDLMLSIVKFLSDNGAPFTANIYPFISLYEDPNFPVDYAFFDGYSSPIVDGSFTYTNVFDANHDTLVAALQRNGFGNVSIIVGEIGWPTDGNMNANQQLAQRFNQGFMNHVSSGNGTPLRPGPIDAYLFSLVDEDEKSIQPGNFERHWGVFAYDGSPKYELDLRITTEAAAAANSSSLVGAKNIKYLERKWCVLKPSVSLDDAEIAPSVSYACENADCSSLGYKTACSDLDAQGNISYAFNSYYQKNDQDNRACGFSGLATVTEKDPSTSTCKFDIMIDAEAAESWKARTLTQLNLLWCIVLPVIVTFV